In Acidobacteriota bacterium, one DNA window encodes the following:
- a CDS encoding type III pantothenate kinase → MLLAIDIGNTNIVLGVFEGDELVRSWRVSTRKDQTADEYGVFLRNLFQLDEIDTRKIADIAICSVVPPLNDTFVKMARLYFGRKPAFVDPISQDLMPIRYQPASDVGADRIVNAVAVRSRLGTPAVVVDFGTATTFDAVSREGEYLGGVIAPGVGISADALFARASRLPRVEIRRPAQVIGQSTVNSIQSGIYYGYLGLVDGILKRMSAELGGARVVATGGLAPLLKDESSGIEAVEPDLTLYGLKLFQQSGNLLG, encoded by the coding sequence ATGCTGCTAGCGATTGACATCGGCAACACCAACATTGTACTGGGGGTCTTCGAGGGGGACGAACTGGTGCGGTCCTGGCGGGTTTCGACGCGCAAGGACCAGACCGCCGACGAATACGGGGTGTTTTTGCGCAACCTCTTTCAGCTCGATGAGATCGATACGCGCAAGATCGCCGATATCGCCATCTGCTCGGTGGTGCCTCCTCTCAACGACACTTTCGTCAAAATGGCGCGGCTTTATTTCGGCCGCAAGCCGGCTTTTGTCGATCCCATCAGCCAGGACCTGATGCCCATCCGCTACCAACCGGCCTCGGACGTGGGCGCCGACCGCATCGTCAATGCGGTGGCGGTGCGCAGCCGGCTGGGGACGCCCGCCGTGGTGGTCGACTTCGGCACTGCCACCACCTTCGACGCCGTCTCCCGCGAGGGCGAATACCTGGGAGGCGTCATCGCCCCCGGCGTGGGCATCTCGGCCGACGCCCTCTTCGCCCGCGCCTCGCGGCTGCCCCGGGTGGAAATCAGGCGTCCTGCCCAGGTCATCGGCCAGTCCACCGTCAACAGCATCCAGTCCGGCATCTACTATGGCTACCTGGGATTGGTGGACGGCATTCTCAAGCGCATGAGCGCCGAACTGGGCGGCGCCCGGGTGGTGGCCACCGGCGGGCTGGCACCGCTGCTCAAAGACGAATCGTCGGGCATCGAGGCGGTGGAACCCGACCTCACCCTCTACGGACTCAAGCTCTTCCAGCAAAGCGGCAATCTGCTAGGCTGA